The following proteins come from a genomic window of Nicotiana tomentosiformis chromosome 12, ASM39032v3, whole genome shotgun sequence:
- the LOC138902407 gene encoding uncharacterized protein, with protein MQDELNQFERSQVWNLVPRPNDRSIIDTKWVFRNKLNEDGTVTRNKARLVVQGYIQDEATTTKLDVDEPGSSVDQKLYREMIGSLLYLTASRPDIIFSVCLCARFQWDMLMLIMQGFLMDIKSTSGCILIFCDNTSAISMIKNPVYHKRTKHIDVRHHFLRDNYEKGLITAEFCAIDKQIDDISTKALSIYHFERNMLELGMIKIT; from the exons atgcaagatgaactcaaccaatttgaaagaagtcaagtttggaatctggtaccaagacccaatgACAGATCAATAATTgacacaaaatgggtcttcagaaacaaacttaacgaagatggaacagttacaagaaacaaggcaagattggtggttcaaggatatattCAAGATGAgg caacaaccacaaaattggatgtagatgaacctggttcatctgttgatcagaagttgtatagggaaatgattggctctttgttatatctcactgctagcagaCCTGACATTATTTTTAGTGTAtgcctttgtgctagatttcag tgggatatgctgatgctgattatgcaagGTTTTCTTATGGATataaagagcacctcag gttgtatcctcattttttgtgataacaccagtgcaattagtatgatcAAGAACCCAGTTtatcacaaaagaactaagcacatagatgttaggcatcactttttgagggacaactatgaaaagGGTTTGATCACTGCAGAATTTTGTGCTATTGACAAGCAAATAGATGACATATCCACAAAAGCTCTAAGTATatatcactttgaaaggaacatgttagaattagggatgattaagatcacctaa